Proteins found in one Quercus robur chromosome 2, dhQueRobu3.1, whole genome shotgun sequence genomic segment:
- the LOC126715460 gene encoding uncharacterized protein LOC126715460 codes for MSWLFKSFQSDGPDSSEQDHDDHSPSTTPRGVKDDLSALGQTLGRQFRGVANFLAPPPPPSSIAAVDPSSSSSSSSESQSQSQALVGIRNDLVEIGGSLKSRLSLLSSAKAVSEISKLATNLLLLENNEEEEEEEEEEEAFRQDEDDDDVPGVTDDVLDFVSEISTRPELWTDFPLPLDNNDFNMSDVQKEHASTVERLAPSLAALRLKLQSYMSEEQFWIIYFILLLPRLSEHDFELLSTSKILEARDVLLQKLQKNAQLENDNSKTLDRSQDSSKASKPQGENMQSDLKVDSTDIRRAEVAMDDEGDTEKWLEEEDIETGTSVRAQNKVEHEEDVSFSDLEDDDNDLSNRLSCLSLKQQKEGHSNGCNDWVQLNRSPETQCGHGQQKEGQSNIRDKDSEGEDSNDWLTVDDFD; via the exons ATGTCTTGGCTATTCAAATCGTTCCAATCCGACGGTCCAGATTCGTCGGAGCAGGATCACGATGATCACAGCCCATCCACCACTCCACGTGGCGTTAAAGACGATCTCTCCGCCCTCGGCCAAACCCTCGGCCGCCAGTTCCGCGGCGTCGCCAACTTCCTGGCCCCACCGCCACCACCTTCTTCAATCGCAGCCGTTGAtccctcatcatcatcatcatcatcatcagaatcaCAGTCGCAATCTCAAGCTCTCGTTGGAATTCGCAACGATCTTGTTGAAATCGGTGGGAGCTTGAAGAGTAGGTTGTCCCTTCTGTCCAGTGCCAAAGCCGTGAGTGAGATCTCGAAGCTCGCTACCAACTTGTTACTGCTCGAAAACAacgaggaggaggaggaagaggaagaagaagaagaagcttttCGACAAGACGAGGACGACGATGATGTTCCTGGAGTCACCGATGATGTTCTCGATTTCGTTTCGGAGATTTCCACGCGACCCGAGCTCTGGACCGATTTTCCTTTACCACTCGATAATAATG ATTTCAATATGTCTGATGTTCAGAAAGAACATGCTTCAACTGTTGAACGTTTGGCCCCAAGTTTGGCGGCTCTCAGACTTAAACTTCAAAGTTATATGAGTGAAGAACAGTTTtggataatttattttatattgttgcTGCCAAGATTAAGTGAACATGATTTTGAGCTTCTATCTACGTCTAAG ATTCTTGAAGCGAGGGATGTACTTCTGCAAAAGCTGCAAAAGAATGCACAGTTGGAGAATGATAACAGTAAGACTCTTGATAGATCTCAAGATAGTAGCAAGGCAAGCAAGCCACAAGGGGAAAATATGCAATCTGATTTAAAAGTTGATTCAACTGATATCAGAAGAGCAGAAGTTGCAATGGATGATGAAGGGGATACTGAAAAGTGGTTGGAAGAGGAAGATATTGAAACAGGGACTTCTGTGCGTGCTCAAAACAAAGTTGAACATGAGGAGGACGTATCGTTCAGTGATCTGgaggatgatgataatgatCTTTCTAATAGACTCTCATGCCTTAGTCTAAAGCAGCAAAAGGAAGGCCATTCAAATGGATGCAATGACTGGGTTCAACTCAATCGAAGTCCCGAGACTCAGTGTGGCCATGGACAGCAAAAGGAAGGGCAGTCAAATATTCGAGATAAAGATTCAGAAGGTGAGGATTCAAATGACTGGCTTACTGTTGATGATTTTGACTAA